From Rudanella lutea DSM 19387, a single genomic window includes:
- a CDS encoding hybrid sensor histidine kinase/response regulator transcription factor has product MKWFRLFIFWGVIGVITSLPGAAQPPKADRVSPDRVTPDRVTPDRVWFEHITVDQGLSHSDAMCVTQDRAGFIWIGTNQGINRYDGYELRSYLLPVNPRNGLAGNRLRAVYTDTRGRLWAGSESVGVSLYDTHRDRFVSLRQLATATVDRALLDRLDLANVEAITSDTQGRVWVGTRREGLFLLTLNDGQQLTSLTRVPVGTQADFWVTTLITDRSGTVWFGTAHEGLWWVAPSGTPRARTVALPHNRTSGSGDLPTVRALHADRRGGLWIGTDEQIFWTYNSGGLTTGRSGLTPLNGTFDEIESIHFDSFGHLWVGTNYGLLFWPGLPGPAPAGQPPIDQGRPTTFYPRDDDPHSINSGRVHQIFEDRNQILWLAASAGGLNKVDLGHKPFENLQRRFSQQPTLPNNYANAIYKDRTRNWLWIGTRNGFSRYDLTTRTYQNYESRPLPGDATGVDVASFHQTTDGTLWVGTRYSGLKILRNGRLSTLTTLPGGLSLGSTSLETIVEDRFGTIWVGSFERGLLRFDRQGQLLGHFSADNGRLPTNQITFLLYDRATDVLWASTRGTGLLKLQIGPDSLRVLRQFRHDPNNPASLRVNYTWPLLKDRLGRLWIGTIGGGLHQLTTDRQGREHIRRFDRVIAEPNIESILQDEQGDLWMGGAGLLRFNPTTGQAIRYDVADGLQSNSFKVGAAYRDADGTLYFGGIKGVTYFQPRLIRPNPYPPVVQLTNLRIFNKIVPVGDEVNGRVVLSQTLNQTQTLTIKAAENDFSIEFVGLNYANPQKHTYAYRLIGYNDAWVHPAPGQRTANFANLPAGDYTLEVRAGNGEGQWSAKPATLQITVLPPWWKTGWAYLLYTVLTVSALLLYRRITVTQQTLQNELALEQYKAEKEKEVTDNRLRFFTNVSHELRTPLTLIMGPLDELVSAGMAGGLRDKVLLMHQQTRKLLDLVNQLLEFRKVESGHVSLRAERGNILSFVTEIFLIFKLKAEEMHLDYDMEAPTEPVPLYFDRAKLEIVLTNLLSNAFKYTPENGKIRVTISMAGSPDEAALFYNNQLSNNYLQLMVQDWGIGMRPDEVAQIFDPYYQASHTNTLRMMGTGIGLSLVKQFVEAHAGEVTVQSAPGAGTTFTIRLPFGQAHLAPESIADETPADPHPSAEIPLLPERIATPTPTPSGRILLVEDNDELRQYLSDLFSPAYEVHTATDGLDGWDKALSLLPDLVVSDVMMPRSNGLELCQRLKQHPKTMHIPVVLLTARVAAAHELEGLETGADEYMVKPFNPKILFTKVSVMLQSRARLREYYDRQILLKPTTVVIPDAEKQLLEKAMEIVETHLADPEFSVPTLVREMGMSQSAFYRQIKAITGQTVVEFIRDVRMKRAAQLLTTGGLRVSEVAHQVGFEDLKHFRRTFQNLYNLSPSEYARQHRGNPDE; this is encoded by the coding sequence ATGAAGTGGTTTCGGCTATTTATTTTTTGGGGGGTCATTGGGGTCATCACCAGCCTTCCGGGTGCGGCTCAGCCCCCTAAGGCTGACCGGGTCAGTCCAGACCGGGTCACGCCTGACCGGGTCACGCCTGACCGGGTCTGGTTTGAGCACATCACCGTCGACCAGGGGCTTTCGCACAGCGACGCCATGTGCGTTACGCAAGACCGGGCCGGGTTCATCTGGATCGGCACCAATCAGGGCATCAATCGGTACGACGGCTACGAACTCCGTAGCTACCTGCTCCCCGTAAACCCCCGCAACGGACTGGCGGGTAACCGGCTGCGGGCCGTGTACACCGACACCCGCGGGCGGTTGTGGGCGGGCTCCGAGAGCGTTGGCGTCAGTTTGTACGACACTCACCGCGACCGATTCGTCAGCCTGCGTCAACTGGCCACCGCGACCGTCGACCGCGCCCTGCTCGACCGGCTCGATCTGGCCAATGTAGAAGCGATCACGTCGGATACGCAGGGGCGGGTGTGGGTCGGTACGCGCCGGGAGGGATTATTTTTGCTCACCCTCAACGACGGCCAACAGCTTACCAGCCTTACCCGCGTTCCCGTTGGCACGCAAGCCGACTTCTGGGTCACAACGCTCATTACCGACCGGTCGGGCACGGTTTGGTTTGGCACAGCGCACGAAGGCCTCTGGTGGGTAGCCCCCTCGGGCACACCCCGCGCCCGGACCGTGGCTCTCCCCCACAACCGGACTTCCGGGTCTGGTGATTTGCCCACCGTGCGTGCGCTACACGCCGACCGACGGGGCGGCCTCTGGATTGGCACCGACGAACAGATTTTCTGGACCTACAACAGCGGAGGGTTAACAACGGGCCGGTCCGGGCTAACCCCGCTCAACGGCACGTTCGACGAAATTGAGTCGATTCATTTCGACTCCTTCGGGCATTTGTGGGTAGGAACCAACTACGGGCTGCTGTTCTGGCCCGGCTTACCGGGTCCGGCTCCGGCAGGCCAACCTCCTATTGACCAGGGTCGGCCGACAACCTTTTACCCCCGCGACGACGACCCGCACAGCATCAACTCGGGGCGGGTGCACCAGATTTTTGAGGATCGAAACCAGATTTTGTGGCTGGCCGCGTCGGCCGGGGGGCTCAACAAGGTCGATTTGGGCCACAAGCCTTTTGAGAACCTGCAACGGCGATTTTCGCAACAGCCCACCTTGCCCAACAACTACGCCAACGCCATTTACAAAGACCGCACCCGTAACTGGCTCTGGATAGGCACCCGCAACGGTTTTTCGCGGTACGACCTCACCACCCGAACGTACCAGAACTACGAGAGCCGCCCCCTGCCCGGCGATGCAACGGGTGTCGATGTGGCTTCGTTTCACCAAACAACCGACGGTACGCTGTGGGTGGGCACCCGCTACAGTGGCCTCAAGATACTGCGCAACGGCCGCCTGTCGACCCTGACCACCTTACCGGGGGGGCTTTCGCTCGGCTCTACCAGCCTCGAAACCATAGTGGAAGACCGGTTCGGTACTATTTGGGTTGGGAGTTTCGAGAGAGGGTTGCTCCGATTCGACCGGCAGGGGCAACTTCTGGGGCATTTCAGCGCCGATAATGGCCGTTTGCCCACCAACCAGATCACGTTTTTGCTGTACGACCGGGCTACCGATGTGCTTTGGGCCAGTACACGCGGCACAGGATTGCTGAAATTACAGATTGGCCCCGACTCGCTCCGGGTACTCCGGCAGTTTCGGCACGACCCCAACAACCCGGCCAGTTTACGGGTCAATTACACCTGGCCCCTGCTGAAAGACCGGCTCGGACGGCTCTGGATCGGCACCATTGGCGGGGGGCTCCACCAACTCACCACCGACCGGCAGGGCCGCGAACACATCCGCCGGTTCGATCGGGTGATTGCCGAGCCCAACATCGAAAGCATTTTGCAGGACGAACAGGGTGACCTCTGGATGGGGGGTGCCGGTTTGTTACGCTTCAATCCCACAACGGGGCAGGCCATCCGGTACGACGTGGCCGACGGCCTGCAAAGCAATTCGTTTAAGGTGGGCGCGGCCTACCGCGATGCCGACGGAACCCTGTATTTTGGCGGGATCAAGGGGGTGACGTACTTCCAGCCCCGGCTGATCCGGCCCAACCCCTACCCGCCGGTTGTTCAGCTCACGAATCTTCGCATTTTCAACAAAATTGTACCGGTGGGCGACGAGGTAAACGGGCGGGTCGTGCTCTCCCAAACGCTCAATCAGACCCAAACGCTGACCATCAAAGCCGCCGAAAACGACTTTTCGATCGAGTTTGTCGGCCTCAATTACGCCAACCCCCAAAAGCATACCTACGCCTACCGGCTCATTGGCTACAACGACGCGTGGGTGCATCCCGCACCGGGGCAACGCACGGCCAACTTTGCCAACCTACCCGCGGGCGACTACACGCTTGAAGTGCGGGCGGGCAACGGCGAGGGGCAATGGTCGGCCAAACCCGCTACCCTACAGATTACGGTATTGCCGCCCTGGTGGAAAACGGGCTGGGCTTACCTGCTGTACACGGTACTGACTGTGAGCGCGTTGCTACTGTACCGGCGCATCACCGTAACGCAGCAAACCCTGCAAAACGAACTGGCGCTGGAGCAATACAAAGCCGAAAAAGAGAAAGAAGTGACCGACAACCGGCTCCGGTTTTTCACGAACGTTTCGCACGAGTTACGCACGCCCCTGACGCTCATCATGGGCCCACTCGACGAGCTGGTGTCGGCGGGAATGGCGGGCGGGCTGCGCGACAAGGTGTTGCTGATGCACCAGCAAACCCGCAAACTGCTCGATCTGGTCAATCAATTGCTGGAGTTTCGGAAGGTAGAGTCGGGACATGTATCGCTGCGGGCGGAGCGGGGCAATATTCTGTCGTTTGTTACCGAGATATTCCTCATTTTCAAGCTCAAAGCCGAAGAGATGCACCTCGACTACGACATGGAAGCCCCAACGGAGCCCGTGCCGCTGTACTTCGACCGGGCAAAGCTCGAAATCGTGTTGACCAACCTGCTGTCCAACGCGTTTAAATACACGCCCGAAAACGGAAAAATTCGGGTGACTATTTCGATGGCTGGCTCCCCCGACGAAGCCGCCCTTTTTTACAACAATCAGCTCAGTAACAACTACCTGCAACTCATGGTGCAGGACTGGGGCATCGGTATGAGACCCGACGAGGTAGCCCAGATTTTCGACCCGTATTACCAGGCTTCGCACACCAACACGCTGCGGATGATGGGCACGGGCATCGGGCTGTCGCTGGTGAAGCAGTTTGTGGAGGCTCACGCGGGCGAGGTTACGGTGCAGAGTGCCCCCGGCGCAGGTACCACTTTTACCATCCGGTTGCCGTTTGGACAGGCACACCTCGCCCCTGAGTCGATTGCAGACGAAACCCCGGCCGACCCCCACCCGTCGGCCGAAATCCCCCTCCTGCCCGAACGCATTGCCACCCCAACCCCGACACCTTCGGGTCGGATTTTGCTCGTGGAGGATAACGATGAGCTTCGGCAGTACCTCTCGGACCTGTTTAGCCCGGCCTACGAGGTGCACACCGCTACCGATGGCCTCGACGGTTGGGACAAGGCGCTCTCCCTCCTCCCCGACCTGGTGGTGAGCGATGTGATGATGCCCCGCAGCAACGGGCTGGAGCTTTGCCAAAGACTCAAGCAGCACCCCAAAACAATGCATATTCCGGTGGTACTCCTGACAGCGCGGGTAGCAGCTGCCCACGAACTGGAGGGCCTCGAAACCGGTGCCGACGAGTACATGGTCAAACCGTTTAACCCGAAAATCCTGTTCACGAAGGTATCGGTCATGCTGCAAAGCCGGGCGCGGCTCCGCGAGTATTACGACCGGCAGATTCTGCTCAAACCCACCACCGTCGTGATCCCGGACGCCGAGAAACAACTCCTCGAAAAAGCGATGGAGATAGTCGAAACGCACCTGGCCGATCCTGAATTTTCGGTACCGACGCTCGTCCGTGAAATGGGCATGAGTCAGTCGGCATTTTACCGGCAGATCAAAGCCATTACGGGGCAAACAGTGGTCGAGTTTATCCGCGATGTGCGCATGAAACGAGCCGCCCAACTGCTGACTACGGGTGGATTACGCGTATCGGAAGTGGCGCATCAGGTCGGTTTTGAGGACCTGAAACACTTCCGGCGGACGTTCCAGAACCTGTATAATCTCTCGCCGTCGGAGTACGCCCGGCAACACAGGGGCAACCCAGACGAGTAG
- a CDS encoding rhodanese-like domain-containing protein, producing the protein MLSLFKSIFGGGNNEQIDAVRAQGAVIIDVRSPGEFAGGHAKGAVNIPLDVLDSKLNTIRNYKKPVIVCCASGMRSARAKALLGNRGLTEVYDAGSWRNL; encoded by the coding sequence ATGCTTTCGCTTTTTAAGTCAATTTTCGGAGGAGGAAACAACGAACAGATCGATGCGGTACGGGCGCAGGGAGCTGTTATTATTGATGTCCGGTCGCCGGGCGAGTTTGCCGGTGGGCACGCCAAAGGAGCGGTCAACATCCCGCTCGATGTGCTCGACAGTAAGTTAAACACCATTCGCAACTACAAGAAACCCGTGATTGTGTGCTGCGCGTCGGGCATGCGGAGTGCTCGCGCCAAAGCCCTGCTGGGTAACCGGGGGCTTACCGAAGTCTACGACGCCGGTAGCTGGCGGAATCTGTAA
- a CDS encoding DinB family protein, with the protein MTTEHLHALWQEARTRFSNQLATLTEADLNKKLGDSVNSAGFLIRHIADVELLFARNVFGQTDLKVSAKTVIAQRDTGEWTNLSELLEYQNYAFESLEKAILAQSVSDWDVIIETKEFGRRTKAQALGRITSHTAYHAGQLAIVVKYGH; encoded by the coding sequence ATGACAACCGAACACCTACACGCCCTCTGGCAGGAAGCCCGCACCCGTTTCTCGAATCAGCTGGCCACCCTTACCGAAGCCGACCTCAACAAAAAATTAGGCGATTCGGTCAATTCGGCGGGGTTTCTGATTCGGCACATCGCCGATGTCGAACTGCTTTTTGCCCGCAATGTATTCGGCCAAACCGACCTCAAAGTGAGCGCCAAGACGGTTATAGCCCAGCGCGACACCGGCGAATGGACCAACCTCTCGGAACTGCTTGAATACCAGAATTACGCGTTTGAAAGTTTGGAAAAAGCGATTCTGGCCCAGTCGGTCTCCGACTGGGATGTGATTATCGAAACCAAGGAATTTGGCCGTCGAACCAAAGCACAGGCACTGGGCCGTATCACGTCGCACACGGCTTATCACGCGGGTCAATTAGCCATTGTGGTGAAATACGGGCATTAA
- a CDS encoding sulfatase family protein has protein sequence MKPFLQIIALGSALLSLAFMVPTQTKQRPNIVYILADDLGYGDVSAYNPAGGIATPNIDRLAAQGMRFTDAHSPSSVCTPTRYSIMTGRYPWRSRLPVGVLRGYSRTLIEQDRATVASLLKKEGYQTAVVGKWHLGVDWVVKPGKEALLADAEYGIKTEMNPDDIDYAKPVAQGPNTVGFDYSYILPASLDMPPYCYLENHRLEAEPTAYTKGNKIESGYSGPFWREGKMAPAFDFHGVLPRFIDKAMAFLNRQTAQKPFFLYLPLAAPHTPWMPTDTYTGKSKAGEYGDFVQQVDAAVGQILQTLDRQGLAQNTIVIFASDNGPYWRPDFVQRFNHKSAGEFRGMKGDAFEGGHRIPFIVRWPGHVKPNSVSGATTTLANLMATCTDLLGNRSAAFKPEDSYSILPVLTGKAKQVPNQPAVVHSSSIGYFAIRKGDWKLIEGLGSGGFTDPKEIKPTAGGPQGQLFNLAADPAETNDLYTQHPEKVEELRTLLAEIKAKKMQ, from the coding sequence ATGAAACCCTTTCTACAAATAATAGCCCTGGGGAGCGCTTTGCTTTCGCTGGCCTTCATGGTTCCAACCCAGACGAAGCAGCGGCCCAACATTGTGTACATTCTGGCCGACGACCTCGGCTACGGCGATGTGTCGGCTTATAACCCGGCGGGTGGCATTGCTACGCCCAACATCGATAGGCTGGCGGCTCAGGGAATGCGCTTCACCGATGCGCACTCGCCCTCGTCGGTGTGTACACCCACCCGCTACTCGATTATGACGGGCCGTTACCCCTGGCGAAGCCGCTTGCCGGTGGGCGTTTTACGGGGATACAGCCGCACGCTGATTGAACAGGATCGGGCTACGGTGGCTTCGTTGCTCAAAAAAGAGGGGTATCAGACCGCCGTGGTGGGCAAGTGGCACTTGGGCGTCGATTGGGTGGTGAAACCCGGTAAAGAAGCCTTGCTGGCTGATGCCGAGTACGGAATCAAAACCGAAATGAACCCCGACGATATCGACTACGCCAAACCCGTGGCGCAGGGGCCCAATACGGTTGGGTTCGACTATTCGTACATTCTGCCGGCCTCGCTCGATATGCCGCCCTACTGCTACCTCGAAAATCACCGGCTCGAAGCCGAGCCCACGGCGTACACTAAGGGCAATAAGATCGAATCGGGGTATTCGGGGCCGTTCTGGCGCGAAGGTAAAATGGCCCCGGCCTTCGATTTTCACGGGGTTTTGCCCCGGTTTATCGACAAGGCGATGGCGTTTCTGAATCGCCAAACCGCCCAGAAGCCGTTTTTTCTGTACCTGCCGTTGGCGGCTCCGCACACACCCTGGATGCCTACCGATACCTACACCGGCAAGTCGAAAGCGGGTGAGTACGGCGATTTTGTGCAACAGGTCGACGCGGCTGTGGGGCAGATTCTCCAAACCCTCGACCGGCAGGGGCTGGCGCAGAACACCATCGTGATTTTTGCGAGCGACAACGGCCCGTACTGGCGTCCCGATTTTGTGCAGCGTTTCAACCATAAATCGGCGGGGGAGTTTCGGGGCATGAAAGGCGATGCTTTTGAAGGGGGCCACCGGATTCCGTTTATCGTGCGTTGGCCGGGTCATGTCAAACCTAATTCGGTGAGTGGCGCGACCACCACTTTAGCCAACCTGATGGCTACCTGCACCGATTTGCTGGGCAACCGGTCGGCCGCGTTTAAGCCCGAAGACAGCTACAGCATCCTGCCCGTGCTGACGGGGAAAGCCAAACAGGTGCCCAACCAACCGGCCGTGGTGCACAGCTCGTCTATCGGCTATTTTGCCATCCGCAAAGGCGACTGGAAGCTGATCGAGGGCCTGGGGTCCGGCGGTTTCACCGATCCCAAAGAGATTAAACCCACGGCGGGCGGTCCACAGGGGCAGTTGTTTAATCTGGCTGCCGACCCCGCCGAAACCAACGACCTGTACACCCAACATCCCGAAAAAGTAGAGGAGCTACGGACGTTGCTGGCCGAGATTAAGGCGAAGAAGATGCAGTAA
- a CDS encoding MFS transporter: MEVAIQARQVLKARQATQLIFLVCGLGMSSWAPMIPFAKERLALNDANLGLLLLLLGGGAMLMMPISGWLVSRRGSRIVMAGAGLVMAGVLPLLLILASTPAMAVTLFVFGASIGTIDVAMNAHGVQVQNLYGKPIMSSLHGLFSVGGLFGSLGLGFLVKLGLNPVYAIVGIAALMVVITLTQYKNLFPVAMEQQAIAHFSGVEAKPAEHKQPFQWLHARVLFLGLMCFAVFLAEGAILDWSALFLQEVKGISLEFAGAGYAAFSVAMAVMRLMGDTLVARLSGKTVVVGGSLVGAVGLGIAVLSPWVVGALTGFVLLGLGVANVVPIFFSEAGRLPGISPTVSIPAITTIGYTGMLAGPALLGFIAHHFSLTIALGGLAGLLALVALSYRIKGH; the protein is encoded by the coding sequence ATGGAAGTAGCCATCCAGGCAAGGCAGGTCCTGAAAGCGCGTCAGGCCACCCAGTTAATTTTTCTGGTCTGCGGTTTAGGCATGTCCAGTTGGGCGCCCATGATTCCGTTCGCCAAAGAACGGTTAGCCTTGAACGATGCCAACCTGGGCTTGCTACTTCTGCTGTTGGGGGGTGGTGCCATGCTGATGATGCCCATTTCGGGTTGGCTGGTGAGCCGCCGGGGTAGCCGTATCGTTATGGCTGGGGCGGGTCTGGTCATGGCCGGGGTGCTGCCCCTGTTGCTTATTCTCGCGTCCACACCGGCTATGGCTGTAACCCTGTTTGTGTTCGGGGCCAGCATCGGCACCATCGATGTCGCCATGAACGCGCACGGTGTACAGGTCCAGAACCTGTACGGCAAACCAATCATGTCGTCCTTACACGGTTTGTTCAGTGTGGGAGGGCTGTTCGGTTCGCTGGGTTTGGGCTTTCTGGTCAAGCTGGGGCTTAACCCCGTTTATGCCATTGTGGGCATTGCCGCGCTCATGGTTGTCATCACCCTCACGCAGTACAAAAACTTGTTTCCTGTAGCGATGGAGCAACAAGCGATTGCCCATTTCTCGGGCGTGGAGGCCAAACCAGCCGAGCACAAGCAACCGTTCCAATGGCTGCACGCGCGGGTTTTGTTTCTGGGGCTGATGTGCTTCGCCGTTTTTCTGGCCGAAGGAGCCATCCTCGATTGGAGTGCCCTCTTTCTGCAGGAAGTCAAAGGTATATCGCTGGAATTTGCCGGTGCAGGCTATGCTGCTTTTTCGGTGGCAATGGCCGTTATGCGACTCATGGGCGATACGCTGGTGGCTCGCCTGAGCGGTAAAACAGTTGTGGTGGGGGGTAGTCTGGTTGGGGCCGTCGGCTTGGGCATTGCCGTTTTGAGCCCCTGGGTGGTTGGGGCACTGACTGGTTTTGTGCTGCTGGGATTAGGCGTCGCCAATGTGGTTCCCATCTTTTTCAGTGAAGCAGGCCGATTACCCGGCATTTCGCCAACGGTAAGCATCCCGGCCATTACGACCATTGGCTACACAGGGATGCTGGCCGGACCGGCCCTACTGGGGTTTATTGCCCATCATTTTTCGCTCACCATTGCGTTAGGCGGCTTAGCCGGTCTGCTGGCGCTGGTCGCACTGAGTTACCGGATAAAAGGCCATTAA
- a CDS encoding Gfo/Idh/MocA family protein yields MENEKSTSLNRRDFLGKAATAAAGFMIVPRFVLGGKRPDGTKYLAPSDIISLGFIGTGKQGRGLTTSFLGTNEVRIVGLAEVYKAKAQLTLDRIKAHYEKNTQLGRYSDISVYNDFRELLGRKDVDAVVIATPDHWHAAMAVRAAQAGKDIYCEKPLALTVKEGRAMVKAARKYNRVFQTGSMQRSWPEFRQTAELVRNGYIGQIKQIKVNVGPPPKPYDLPAEPIPDGLDWSAWLGPNMPVAFNSELAPPLSKDVFPNWRNYKEFGGGMVTDWGAHMFDIVQWALDMDNSGPVEVIAPDGKEHPFLTYKYDNGIVMTHEKWDWNNAIHFIGTEGEIKVQRRKIETTPVSLATKVIGENEKHVYKSENHYKDFLDAMRKRSKPICDVEIGHRTASVCNIGNIAYQLKRPLQWNPKKEKFKGDKEANALLGRDMNKEWGIKI; encoded by the coding sequence ATGGAAAACGAAAAATCAACCTCCCTCAACCGCCGGGACTTTTTAGGCAAGGCCGCCACCGCTGCGGCTGGTTTTATGATTGTCCCCCGGTTTGTGCTGGGCGGCAAACGTCCCGACGGAACCAAATACCTCGCTCCCAGCGACATTATTTCGCTCGGCTTCATCGGCACGGGCAAGCAGGGGCGCGGCCTCACCACCTCGTTTCTGGGCACCAACGAGGTGCGCATTGTCGGGCTGGCCGAAGTGTACAAAGCCAAAGCCCAGCTGACCCTCGACCGCATCAAGGCACATTACGAAAAAAATACCCAATTGGGTAGGTACAGCGATATTTCGGTGTACAACGATTTCCGGGAGTTACTGGGTCGTAAAGACGTGGACGCCGTGGTGATTGCCACCCCCGACCACTGGCACGCGGCTATGGCCGTTCGGGCGGCTCAGGCGGGCAAGGACATTTACTGCGAAAAGCCGCTGGCCCTGACCGTGAAGGAAGGCCGGGCGATGGTGAAGGCCGCCCGCAAATACAACCGCGTGTTCCAGACCGGCAGCATGCAGCGCTCGTGGCCGGAGTTTCGCCAAACCGCCGAGCTGGTTCGGAACGGCTACATCGGCCAAATCAAGCAGATCAAGGTGAACGTAGGGCCACCACCCAAACCGTACGACCTCCCCGCCGAACCCATTCCCGACGGCCTCGACTGGTCGGCCTGGCTGGGGCCCAATATGCCTGTTGCGTTCAACTCCGAACTGGCTCCCCCGCTCTCGAAAGACGTGTTTCCGAACTGGCGCAACTACAAAGAGTTTGGCGGAGGCATGGTGACCGACTGGGGGGCGCACATGTTCGATATTGTGCAGTGGGCGCTGGATATGGACAATAGCGGCCCCGTAGAAGTGATTGCCCCCGATGGCAAGGAGCACCCGTTCCTGACCTACAAATACGACAACGGCATTGTGATGACCCACGAAAAATGGGATTGGAACAACGCCATTCACTTCATCGGAACCGAAGGCGAAATCAAGGTGCAGCGCCGGAAAATCGAAACGACGCCCGTTTCGCTGGCAACGAAAGTCATCGGTGAGAACGAGAAGCACGTGTATAAGAGCGAAAACCATTACAAGGACTTCCTCGACGCCATGCGCAAGCGAAGCAAGCCCATTTGCGACGTGGAAATTGGTCACCGCACGGCTTCCGTTTGCAACATCGGCAACATTGCCTATCAGCTCAAACGCCCGCTGCAGTGGAATCCGAAAAAGGAGAAATTCAAAGGCGACAAAGAAGCCAACGCACTCCTCGGCCGCGACATGAATAAGGAGTGGGGCATTAAGATTTAG